In the Prionailurus viverrinus isolate Anna chromosome A3, UM_Priviv_1.0, whole genome shotgun sequence genome, TAACATCctcagacaaaaattaaaggcagAAATGACTATACCATCTTTCCCGCTTCCAGGAGGAAAAGGCCAGGGGTTGCCTAGAACTACCTGCTCTTTCCTGCTGAGACAGAAGCAGTGAATGAGGAACTCAGCATTTCTAGATGCTTCCCAGCACTGGGTATCTGTGCTGGGAATGGTTCACACTGGCAGACAGACATCATTTCTACAAGGGCCAAGGCAAGGCCCTTGTAAGACAGCCCTCATGGGGAAACACCAAAGCTCAACATACAATTTTGGTCAGATTCTGGGAACCAGAGCCCAGGTTCTAGATGACCATCTAAGACAGAGAACTCATTTCAGCTCCATTCTTCCAGAATGCCAGTCGCTTTGGCAGGTTACCTTTAGAATGGACTAACTTTTCCCTTGCTttcaaacagttttttttttaattttttttaatgtttattcatttttgaaaaagagaaagacaggcagaccatgagcgggagaggggcagagaaagggagacacagaatccgaagcaggctccaggctctgagctgtcagcacagagcctgatgtggggctcaaactttgagcagagcagagagatcgtgtcctgagctgaagtcagatgcttaatgaatgagccacccaggtgcccacaaacgtttttgtttttgttttgagagagaggaatgcCATGTGCGAATGGAGAAagtgacagaggaagagagagactcttaagcaggctccatgctaagcatgatgtggggctcgatcccacaaccctgggatcatgacctgagtcgaaatcaagagccggatgcttaaccaactgaaccacccaggtgccccactttccAACTTCTGTAAAACAGGCACAAGTTTCTCAGTGGCCTGCCACATGGAATCACTCAATATCAAACAGATGAAAGCACAGCCCTTGAAAGATCCCCTAACACAATGGCCATGTGATTTATCTCTAGACAGAATGTCCAAGGGGTCCAGAAGGCAACCATGAAAAAGCAGTAGGGGTACACACAGAACAAGCAGCTGGAGGgattaaagtttatttctcatctGATAGGATAAAAATGTCCTGAAAATATACAGGCCCCTGGCTGGCTGACTGGAAACACTAACACAGACCCCAGGACGGCTGCCTACAGGCTCTCCCCAAGCAAGTTCTACGGAGCCACAGACAAGGGGGCAGATGGTGCATCTTACCAACATCAACCAGAAAGCCCTGCAAAAGCTCTTGGgagttttaattccagttagcaAGCTCAAATGTACTCAATTATATGGATGCTAGAGGACTCTTCCATAATGTCTAATTTCtagaatatttgtaaaaatgcaGTTGGAGTTTAAATTCCTTTGCCTTCCTTTaccttttaatatattatttgttgatttgtttttgagagacagacagagcgtgagcaggggaggggtagagagagagagagacacacacacacacacacacacagaatctgaaacaggctccaggctctgagctgtcagcacagagcctgatgcggggctcgaactcacagaccatgattatcatgacctgagctgaactgactgagccacccaggcacccaaccttcctttattttttaaagcaactgtGGGAACATGTCCTAGGAGAAAAGTGCCAGGATAACATTCCTCACAACAGCTCTGACTCTTTTCAGAATCGTGGGGATCCTCTGGCCTCTGACAATGAACCAGAACTCAGTTcatttagtatatgtgctgccgaagcgagcaccaGAACTCAGTTCATTTAAAGCAGAGACTCTGAAAAGCTCACGCATCCTAATTCCTCCTTTGGTTGAATGTCCTTGAATGTTTTCATTAAGGAGCTGACAAAGATGACAGGATTAAAAGCTCTAAAAAAACACATGTTATTTACCACAACTCCGAAGTATTCACACTTCCTGGTAATGTTTGCACAAAATAATTGGTGTCATCTTAAGTCTGCACACTAAGGGGCACCTCACCAGAGAAGGTGCCTCTCCCAGACTATAAAGTTCCAAAACAGACAATGCTCTGAAGGAATGAAAGGAACAGGGCCCGGAATGGTAGCTGCCAAGATGCCAAGGACTCCAGCTTCAGGAAATTCAGAGGGCACCACCACCTCACCCACTTGGCAGAGAGATGGGAAGGGAATCGATTTCTAAAACCTCAGGCGCCATAAAGGCTGCAATATGCCCTTTGTTCataaacagaatgaagaaagggGTAAGGCTACAAAGGACTTTAATGAGGAAAAATAGGTATCTACCAAAGGACTGCACtgcaaagagaagcagagaagcctGCCCAATGTCAGAGGAAAGATATAGCCAACCTGCCCCGAGAATGCCCCTCACCTGCCACaggaggaggaaggcaaggaCTGAAGAGCTTTCCGTTCAATCTTCAGGTTCCCCAGAGCTGCTCCGAGTCCACCACCCCAGAAGAGGAGCAGCCCAAACTGTGGGCATTCTCTCCCCACCGGTTCCTTCCTATCAACATTTAAACCCAAAGCCACCCAACTCGCCCATCTTAAAACCAAAGAGCTAAGGCCTTCTCCCCTGCCAGTTCTCTCCCAACCACTGCTCTCTGGCTTCCTCTTTGTAGCCATACCTCATGGAAGGTCCATCTACTTCAACTGTCACGTTCCATCACCCCACACCATAGCACCAAATCTGCTCTCTCAAAGGTCAAGGGTATCCTGGTTGCTGGATCCAAATGACATGATGCTGGCCTCTCCTGAATCATTCGCCTTCCCTTGGTAAGTGGTCTCTTCCCTTAGCTTCTAGGACGTTTAAACCTCTGGCTCTCCTCAGCAGCCTCTCCTCTGCTACCCTCCATCCCTTTTATGCTTGTGCCCTCAGGGGGTTAGGCCTTTTGCACCATTCCTGTGGCTTGACTGAGGGACCACTGCTATAACAACAACCAGATCTTTATCTCCTGCTTGGGTCTTTACCTCCTATTTCTCATCAACTGGTATAGCCTGCCTCTTGGGACACTGCACAGACAAATCCCAAATTCCAGTGTTCAGAACAAATTCGTCTGTgccacccccccccgccaatgATCCCCTTCTCTGTAAGTGCTCTGCTTCAGAGAAGGCTAACACCACCCCCAAGCCAGAAACCCCAAGCCTCACCCTCAGCTCCTCCCTCTCACTCCACAGCTCTTCAGCGAACCACAAAGCCCTCTCAATTCCACCTCTGAATACCCTCTTGGACCTCCTCTCCAGGCCCACTGTACACCCTTGTTCAGCCTTCCAGCATTTCTTAGCTGGACCCCCACTCATTGGTCTCCACACCAGTCAGTGCTCTGCTCAAAGTCAGCGCCCAAAGAtcaagtccaggggcgcctgggtggctcagttggttaagcgtccgacttcagctcaggtcacgatctcacggtccatgagttcgagccccgtgtcgggctctgggccgatggctcagagcctggagcctgcttccaattctgtctccctctctctctgcccctcccccgttcatgctctgtctctctctgtctcaaaaataaacaaacattaaaaaaaaattacaataaaaactaaatagtaagggcaagaaaaaattaaaaaaaaaaaaaaaaaaaaaaaaaaaaagatcaagtcCAGCCTTCCCAGGGTCTCAAgctgggaggtggcaggggcACGATGGAACCTTCCTCTATGGACTCCAGGACCTGAAGTGCTGGCCACCAGGCCACAAGAACTTCCACTGCCTGGGAGACTACAGTGGCCCAGAGAAGAGTACTCAGAGAGGGGCTGCATAGCCACTTTTTGGGGAAACAGCCAAGAGCAACCAAGAATTCTCAAGCAAAGCAGTCAGAGCTGTGGAGCAAAGTCTCCCACACAATCCTAAGGTACAGTAATGACAGTAACTGCCCAACTATTCAACACCCATGCGGCCTGGGGCCACGAGACTTCACAGCTGCCAAGCAGATCAGGAGCCTCCGCTCTCTGGTAAAGACCCTGACTCACATTATGCAGCCTTTAGGGTCAAGCCCATCCACAGCCCTGGGTGTCCCCCATGCTTATCCTGCAGGAGTTCAGGTGTGAGAAGCATGGCCAGTGGACAAAGAGCAGCCAAGCTCTGGGGAACACACCCAAGCCTGCCAATGGAGAGGACTACAGAGGAACCCACACCTTCACACCCTTGGGACCCTTGGGAGGGTGGGTCTCAGTTTTTACTAGCAACCTTAGAGTTGCTCAGATAAACCAAGGTGAAAAGAGAGGGTGAAAATGTGGAGTTAAGGGAGACCCAGAGAGACCTTACTCAGCATGAGAAAAGGggaagttaaaacaaacaaaaaagactagACAGACAAAGGGGAGACTAAATCAGCATCCATAAAGTTGTTTCTGGTGAAATCAAAGCGGAAGTTTCTTTCACATCTGCAGGAAATTAGGAATCATTCCTTCTGTTATCAGCAAAGCAACAGCTCATCAGTGGCCTTAACAATGATCCCTGGAAACATCACAGACCAAACTAATTTGATATTATGAGTACAAATAACAGCGTCCAGGTAACTTGAGACTatactcttttattcttttagtttctatttaaGAATTTAGACCTATTACAAAGCCAAAACTCACAAAAACGACACTGACAAAAAAAGCTGGTGGGTTAGAACCAAGTGGACATAGCTCCCCAAATTAGGCCTACAAGGAAAGAGGGGATTTTGCTGTCTATACCGCTCTGAAAGTCAGCttttaaatgatatttcaaaAGGCCACTGACAGCTGCAAGGGCATCATCTAAAAGGGCACTCGGAGGTCTCACTGCCCTCCATAAAGATGGGACCCTTTCGTTGAGACTTCCATAAACCCCCACTTTTTCCAGCGGAGGGCTCTGGCATTCGTGTCCCCTCCCCGATATCCCCACGTTACCTCGTTTGAACTCCTCCAGGACAGCGTCCAGCTTGGTGTCGTTGAAGACGAAGTGGAGAGGATGGTTGTAAAAGCGGGTGATGGTGCTGAGTGGTGTGCAGTCTTCGGGGTCCACGAAGGCCAAGTCCTTGAGGTAGAGCATGTCCACGATGTTGGAGCGCTCCTCCTCGTACACCGGGATGCGCGTATAGCCGCTCTGCATGATGCTGGCCAGGACGCCGAAGTCCAGCACGGCGCTGGCGTCCAGCATGAAGCAGTCCTCGAGCGGAGTAAGCACGTCCTCTACGGTCCGACAGCGCAGCACGCCTTTGCTGAGATCGCTGTAAGGGTCGCCGCCCCCGCGCGCCAGTTCCAGCACGCGCTCGCGGAGCCTCCCGGGCCGCGCCGCCAGCTCCAGCAACTGGCCCACGGGCAGCGCCACCGGCAGGGTCAGCAGCACGGCCAGGCGGCTGAGGAGCAGTGCGCGCGGCGCCAGTGCCAACGCCCAGCGCCCGCTCACGGCGGCCGGCACCACCTCGCCCACCAGGAACACGAGCCCCGCGCTGCCTAGCACGGCGGGCACCGCACGCTGGCCGGCCGCGCGGTACAGCAGCACCGCCAGCGCCGTCTGCGCCAGGCTGGCCAGCAGCAACAACGCGCCCAGGGCGCAGCCGGCCCAGCGCCGTGTGGGCTCCAGGCGCCGCGCCGCCGCACGCTCGGCCTCCGAGCCGCTCTCGCGCAGCACCTGCACCTCGGCGGGCGCCAGCGCCAGCGCGCTCAGTTGCAGGCCCCGCGCCAGCGCCGCTAGAGCCAGCAGCCCCGCCGCCCCTAGGCCCAGCGCCCAGGGCGGCGCCGCCTCCTCAGCTGCCGCGCCGCCCGGCTCCACGCGCACAGCCTCGGCGCGCAGGCGCAGCAGCGCGCTCCACTCGCCCGTGGGGGCCGCCGTCTCCTGGGCCGCCGAGCCATCCGGCTCCCCGCGCACCGCCAGCAGCGCCGAGTGCGGGCGCGCGGCCTCGGCGCGCAGGCGCAGCAGCGCGCGCCACTCGCCCGTGGGGGCCGCCGCCTCCTCGGGCGCCGCGGCCGGCCCGCCCTCGGGGCAGCCCGCCCCCTCGGGGGCCACCCAGGACCAGGAGCTGTTGGCCAAACCCGAGCCGAAGACGCGCAGGCGGAAGGTGGCTTCCGACGCGTCCCGCACCTCTCCTCCGCGCGCCCACCCCGCGTCCGCGGCTCCGTCTTCCTCCAGACAGACACCCAACACTCGCGGGCCCGACGCCGCCTCTCCGGCGGCGTTGCCCAGGCAGAGCGCGGCGAGCAACCAGCCTAGCCgacccgccgccgccgccgccatcgCCTGCTGCCCCCTCTCGGCCCCTCGCGCAGCCTACCCCTCCGCCTCCTCCGGACCAATCGTCGCTAGCCTTGGCACCTCCTCCGCCAATAGGCGGTGGGAGAGGGCGGGTCCCAGGGTCGGACTAGGCTGCGCCGGGGAGTAAACAAGCGGCGGCGCGATCCTGGGGCGGGCCGGGGGCGTGGGGCTCTCAGCCCCGCGGGGTTCAGCCGTGAGTCCTAGGGCGAGGGGTGGCCAGCGCCGGGTGGCGCGGAGTGGCGAGCTGGGCGTCTCGTTCCCACAGGCAGTGCCGGCGCGCCGGGAGACCGGACTTGTGCTTTGGAAAGTCCCTGACTCGGGGCGTGGAGCGGAGCGGCTGGCAGGCAGAATTTCAGTATGTGACAGATGTGCCATTTATGAGGAAAGGGCCCGGGAACCACTGACCTAGGGGCAAGGAGAGCTGAAAGAGGACTGGACGTTGGGAAGCTCAAGTTTCTTCAAGTTGATTGCGCCCGACTGTGCTATAGGTCTGGGGACGTTGAGACAGCCCTTTGCCTTCAAGGAACTTGCATTCCTGCTAGGGAGAATGATGGTAATTGTGTAAACAAACGAAATCACTACCTCTTTGGATTCCCACATCTACTTTTACAGTAGAAAAGTGAAGCATGACTTAGCATGGATGCTGGATTCCAACACGACCTGCCTGATACCTGGTCACCATCCCACCCACACTAACAGAGGGcagctttgtcaaaaattagttacCTGGTCACTCCACTTCTAGCAGATTATCCTTGGGAAAATATTTACTCAGGAACAAGAAGAACTATTCAAGAAGAGAGTTATTTAAAAGACAGAATGGTTCATTGacagtatggaatgtttttcaccCATTATGTATGCTCTTTGATTGAAAGGAAATAAACTGGGAACAGGGCTTTTCTACAGGTGTCCAgattgtgttttgtgttttctttacatttttatgtattttcaaatttcctaGTAACAAAAGTAGACTTTGAAAAGGGTGAATgtcatttaaaatctttataagGATTCTACAGAAACACATTTGCTATGTCATGAAAAGAATAAGTATAGGTACTGTGGCACACAGTTAAGTGTGGAAGGCAATgtgcaaaaatgaacaaatccatgtgtgaaagaccaaaagaaaaaaacgcTGTGTGAAAAACTCTTCAAGGGTGGTAATAATGTCTCTTCAACATCATAATCTCAGTGCTGTGACTATCCCAACTGTGCAAACCGTGGTCTCCACTTGACCTTCAGGTCTCTCATTGATCCTCTCCAGGCCATTTTCCTTACTGCTCATTTGGTTCAAAACATTTCCATGTTTCATCTAAATACTTATTCTTGAGTTTCAAACTCATAACTAATGTGACTTCACTGCTAAGTTCCTGCTTATTTCTCAAGTCTGCAAGTGTCATTTACTCCAGCCGGTCTTCCTCTACCATCTCTTGACTAGATTGGGTCAAGGTTATGGGAGCTATGTGCTCTTCCCCAACAGCATCCAATACTTAGCTTCTTGTAagacccattcattcattcaacaagtatttcctGCATTGAGTGCCTACAGTGTACCAGGTACCATTCTAGTGCTGGTACCATGTGGGAACGAGAAAGACCCTACCCTCCTGGAACTTAGGTTCTAGTGTGGGAATAACAGACCACACATAAATCCTCATTTTACTGTCTGGCAGTAAATGCTATGGAGCAAAACGAAGCAAGATGAGGAAATGGACAGAGGGACTGGGGCCATGCTGTTTTAGATGGGGTGACCAGGGAAGTCTTCTCCAAGGGGGTGGCATTTGAACGGAAACTTAGATGAAGTGAGGGGGTGAGCCTCACAAAGACCTGGGAGAAGAGTTCCACGTGGAGGACACAGGAGATCAGAAGGTCCTGGTATGACTATCTCCCTCAGGGACTATTCCTCACCAAACTCATTGAGTTGTTGGTGGCACCTGGCATGTAGCAGGGACTTAAACATGTGTGGAACATATGGTCAGATGAAATTTATTCTCGTGTCCCCCTATACACAAGCTTTTGCATCTGCTATTTTATCTGGAatgtccttttctctcccctttaaATATCCCCCACATTTGTCTGCTCTGTTAAGCCTGGCTTGCTTGAGCCTCTGGCCTCAGCATACTCGATTACCACAGCTACAGCACCTATGGGCGCTGCGCAAGTCTACCCAGCAGAAACCTCAAGAGTGGATGCAGTGAGGCGACTCTCAGGTGGGTTCTTCAGGGGATGAGCTCTCCAACTTTGAGTCCTCCACCAACTTCATGGGCAAGGACAAAAAGGCGACTGCATGTTATGAAACAATGTGATCATACTTTTGGATAAAGCTTTCTCCTTGGGCCctcaggggagagagaaggggaaacttGCCCATGCTGACTGCCCCCTCCAGTACCCATAGGCAGAAGACTATGGTGTCCATTTTGACAAGACCCCTCATTGTTGCAGTTGAGCACATTTGCCCTGTACATCTAACAGCAGCTGGCACTCTCTAGCTCCTGTGACAATAGCCTTGAttacacatattttgtaaatttcatttctgctttcctttttacTATTAAACAGTGCCAGAATACTTGCCCCTTACCCTGTCATAGGTGACAGCCAACCACAGCCACTATCTTTATGACAGGTACCGAATACTGACAGAACTCAAAGAGGCAAATTACAGACTCACCAagatttcatatttcattttttattaccaatcaaaaataaattccatatattgtTTAGCAAATATTATCATTGTCTTGTGACAAAAGACACAAGAGTCATACAACAAAACTCCCCGAGAGTCAAACTCATAACAATgccaaaataaatcacaaaaatatacaaattaaaatcttATGCAAAATAAATAGGAGTTATTTGCTACGGTGGCTGTGACTTGCCTACCCATTTGGAGGCCATTTGCGAAGGTCTCCCTTACATGGGAAGACATGCAGGGGCGGGCCAGTTCCAGGGTATGGCTCAGCCCAGGAACCAGAGGTTGGAATAGGAAGTGAAAAATTGCACTGGGAGGAGGAAGTCATCGGACCagtaatatttggaaataattatgaCCCTCTGCAAGAAGTGATTATAAAtgggaaaagggagggggaggagggaccaTCTGTTGGTAGTAACTGTGTGTGCAAAGAGGTAGCTGTGGAAGTGTGTGCACCTGCTCCTTTTACTTCACACACACTCACTTGGTTCAGGCCAATACGGTCTGCTCCACCTGGCACTCAGGTCTCTCAGGAACACAGCTTTGCAAGCTCCCGTGCGGACTCAGAAAGCAAGCTGCTCCTGTGGAAAACTGAGGGGTTTCCCCCAACAGGGAATAAAGGTCTAGTGTCTATTTTTCTCATGACTGAGAACCCATGGGTgttcccactttctctccagaCTTTTACGAATAAATTCTGTGACTGGGGAAGACTTTAAACTGGCCAGGCAAGTATATTTGGTACATTTCCTGGTCCCAAGAGTTAGGATTCTCCAGGCGCTTGAAGAATAGAGTACTTGGGGTGACAGAAGTCACTGACTGAAGAAAGGGTCAATAAATACTACTTAGGTAGAAGGCTTGCGAGTCTCCCTCGCCTGATCTTAGGCCCTGGGCACCTGTTTCACCTGATGAAAGGGCCAACATGGACCTTGGTCCCACAGCCTCCCCAACAGTGGCAAGCCTGGAGCCCCGCAGCAAGGCCTAATTCAGCTCCAAGGAAAAACCGCCTGGGCAGAACTCCATGTGGGGACGGAGCTCTCGGGTTCCAGTACCACCAGCTTGAGCCAAGGCCAAGATGACAACTCAGGCTAGGATTACAAAGATGGGGCAACAGGGCTGCCAGCTGTGTGCCTTTTAGGAAGAAACTTCCTTTCCTGGGTTTTGTACATGTGTGAACAGGGTTGGGTAAGCCTCAGCCACACAGGAAAGGGCATGAAGAACCTTAGGTTGGCTTCCTATGTGTCCTGTTGTCCTCAATCCCCAAGAGGCATAGGGGTTTTGGGATGAGAAGCAGGGAGTCTGGAAAGAAGGGCTTCATAGGTCAGTGACTAACACTTGACTTACAttgtggggtgggaagggggatggatTAATTGCTAACAACACAGATGCCCATGACCAGATTCCCTCCTGGAATGGAAAGGAGTATCTCAGACAAGTCACCCGTAATGTAGACAGATGCTCTCCCACCTAGGGGGAAACCTTTGGTAAAAGtaagggcagggcctggggagcaggggtAAGTGATCTTCAAGGTGTGAGACCCTGCTCTGAGTCAAACCAGTGGAGACAGGGGTGAGAATCCTCAGCCTAGCCCAACTCACCAGAAGAGCCCATCGGCAGAGTTCTAGGAAACTCCAGGATCCAGCGATTGACAGGAGTAGGTGTGCTCCTCTCTGTAGCTGGGAGTACCATGTCCCTCATCACAGTTACCCAGAATCCTTCAGCCTCGGCAACGTCAGACAAGCCTCAGTGTATGTGTCCAGGCAGTTGTTCTCAGCGCTATTTGGTTCTTTGTTTCCTGGAAGGAACTATCTTCCTCCCGAGAGAAAACCTTCCTCCAGTGGGCCTCTAGGATCCCAtctctggaggaggaggaggaggaggagggagaggaggaagaggaggaagagtgggCTCCCTGAGTCAGGGACATAAGCCAGAAGGTCACGGCTGGGAGCAGATTATGGCTATTGCTTCCTGGGGTGAGAAACCCTACCccttttaattaaagtttttatggggaaaaaaaattgttttaaataaagttccTTAACCCTGTCTTCCCTTCCCTACTCCTTTCCccaaacaatatttaaaaagaggagCAGTGAGCCTAGTTCAGAAATTCTCTCAGTAAAAAACAGCCTTGCTCATGGTAGCTGGCCCACTGCCCTACCAGTCTAGAACTGGGCAGCTGCTACCTCAGAGTTGTTCAGAGGTCCCTGTCAGAGGCCAAAACCCCCACACTCTGGGGGCCATCTGGCTGCTCAGTTAGACAGGCTATCTGCACCCCTCCTGGCCTAACAGGCTCCCTATCTTCATGTGGGCCCACTGGGGAGACCCCCGCGGGGCTGGCGGGGGGCCCCGGGCCCTCCTGTCAGATGGCACTCTCATGGGAAGCTCTGTGCAGCAAAGAGTTGCGTTCATTGAGAAGAGTCGTGGTCTCATCTACCACAGGCAGCTCAGCCTTCCCGGCCAAGTTCTCCGTGCAGATGGTGCAGCCATCCAGGGGAAACTGAGGGCAGTTCTCCATGCGTGAGGCCAGCAGCCCATTCTGGTACTGTTGCCGAGTGATCTGCAGGAGGAAGGGATGAGGTTCACAGAGAGCAGGAACTGAGAGGCAAACCTTACAGGACCCGGGGGAACAGGGTTGGTCAGGGTTGGGCTATGAGTCCAGAAGAGAGGACATGACTAGCTGGAGTTTCTGGAAGCTAGTGAAAATAAGGAACGAGAATAAGGAGGACACACATCTTGGGACCAGGCCCTCAGTGCCATGTGTGGTGGGCGAAAGAAAGAAGTTGCTGACTGCTGAGGCAGAGTCATCCAAATGCCTAGGACAAGGAAGACAGCGCTTCCcagatggagacacaggaagCACTCACCTTAATGTACTGGAGGTCCATGAGCGCCCGGACACTGAAGTCAGAGATGTACTGGCCCAGGATGGAGCTGCCAAACTGGTTGCTGCTGCCAGCCAAGGTAGCTGTGTTCGTGAGATCCGTCCGGTCCGGGTAACTGAGGGAGGCTGAGCGACTGAgggtggtggggtgggatggggagtgGTCTGTAGGGAGAGACAGGTCGTCAGGCCAGGAGCCCCCGGTGGCCCCTCACAACCTCTTGCTAACCTGTCCCACGGACACCCGGGAGCAGGGCCCCCACCAGGAATGGGAACAGTTCTTAAGGACAAGCAGAAGCTCCAACTGTAGAAGATCTGACCTCATCAAAGCAAATGAGTTAGTTTGTTTAGAAGTGTTGTGCAAGAAGTATTAAAAAGCCTaccaaagcagaaaacaaaaaccgAAGACACAGAAAGTTTATAGCTGCACAACCCCTCATTTCCCCAACAACTA is a window encoding:
- the CNNM3 gene encoding metal transporter CNNM3 translates to MAAAAAGRLGWLLAALCLGNAAGEAASGPRVLGVCLEEDGAADAGWARGGEVRDASEATFRLRVFGSGLANSSWSWVAPEGAGCPEGGPAAAPEEAAAPTGEWRALLRLRAEAARPHSALLAVRGEPDGSAAQETAAPTGEWSALLRLRAEAVRVEPGGAAAEEAAPPWALGLGAAGLLALAALARGLQLSALALAPAEVQVLRESGSEAERAAARRLEPTRRWAGCALGALLLLASLAQTALAVLLYRAAGQRAVPAVLGSAGLVFLVGEVVPAAVSGRWALALAPRALLLSRLAVLLTLPVALPVGQLLELAARPGRLRERVLELARGGGDPYSDLSKGVLRCRTVEDVLTPLEDCFMLDASAVLDFGVLASIMQSGYTRIPVYEEERSNIVDMLYLKDLAFVDPEDCTPLSTITRFYNHPLHFVFNDTKLDAVLEEFKRGKSHLAIVQRVNNEGEGDPFYEVLGLVTLEDVIEEIIKSEILDESEDYRDATVRKKPASLSAPLRQKEEFSLFKVSDDEYKVKISPQLLLATQRFLSREVDVFSPLRISEKVLLHLLKHPSVNQEVRFDESNRLAAHHYLYQRSQPVDYFILILQGRVEVEIGKEGLKFENGAFTYYGVSALTAPSSVHQSPVSSLQSIRHDLQSEPTDGGRLSAYCPDYTVRALSDLQFIKVTRLQYLNALLATRAQNLPQSPESADLQVIPGSQIRLLGDKTATAAGPNHSRPGLPAEESPGRNPGV